In Mastigocladopsis repens PCC 10914, a single window of DNA contains:
- a CDS encoding cupin domain-containing protein: protein MNKNDLIEKLSLVEHIEGGYFSETYRSDLKIATDREGTERSLLTSIYYMLTDNRPIGYFHKNKSNIIHYFHAGSPLTYLILHPNGELNKLKLGFDVTKGHLFQLKVPGGCWKATVLEEGEFGLLGEAVAPGFDYRDMELAKADYFQSNFPDLWDELAPYIKK, encoded by the coding sequence ATGAATAAAAATGATTTAATTGAAAAACTATCTTTAGTTGAACACATTGAAGGAGGCTATTTTTCAGAAACATACCGTTCGGATTTAAAAATAGCAACCGATAGAGAGGGAACTGAGCGATCGCTGCTCACTTCTATTTACTATATGCTGACTGATAATAGACCTATTGGTTACTTTCACAAAAACAAATCAAATATTATTCATTATTTCCATGCTGGTTCTCCCTTAACCTATTTAATCCTTCACCCCAATGGAGAACTTAACAAACTCAAGCTAGGATTTGACGTTACCAAAGGTCATCTTTTTCAATTAAAAGTACCAGGAGGCTGCTGGAAAGCAACAGTGCTTGAAGAAGGAGAATTCGGTTTACTTGGGGAAGCAGTTGCACCAGGCTTTGACTACCGAGATATGGAATTAGCTAAGGCTGATTATTTTCAGTCTAATTTCCCAGACTTGTGGGATGAGCTAGCCCCTTATATAAAAAAATAA
- a CDS encoding ChaN family lipoprotein, which produces MNPSPETRQNYLFFPRLFALSLGFFLLCSSPIYAQQQVETSCSEKFVASKCVDHLAQILPQLKQANVVYLGETHDNPEDHRNQLEIIQQLYNRNPKIAIAMEMFQRPYQGVVNEYLAGKLTEEELIEKSEYEKRWGFSWENYAPILKFAKEKKLSVIALNTPSEITRKVAREGLKSLTPSEQKLIPPLSEIHIDNQEYRQKLQAAFQQHQAARHGNSADVENFFQAQVLWDETMAEGIAKFIKANPNYQVIVLAGQGHIIYGYGIPSRVDRRLKGEKLIQRSVLLSPPKDAPTDTDKAIADFILK; this is translated from the coding sequence ATGAACCCATCTCCTGAAACCAGGCAAAATTACCTTTTTTTCCCCCGACTGTTTGCCTTGTCCCTAGGATTTTTTTTACTTTGCTCCTCACCAATTTACGCTCAACAACAAGTAGAAACGTCCTGTTCTGAAAAATTTGTTGCTAGCAAGTGCGTTGACCATTTGGCGCAGATATTGCCACAACTAAAACAAGCAAATGTTGTGTATCTAGGTGAGACTCACGACAATCCAGAAGACCACAGAAACCAGCTAGAAATCATTCAGCAACTCTACAACCGCAATCCTAAAATTGCCATTGCAATGGAAATGTTTCAACGACCTTATCAAGGCGTTGTCAATGAATATCTAGCTGGTAAATTGACTGAAGAAGAACTCATAGAGAAAAGCGAATATGAAAAACGCTGGGGTTTTTCTTGGGAAAATTACGCGCCAATTCTCAAGTTTGCCAAAGAAAAAAAACTATCCGTTATAGCCTTAAATACACCTTCAGAAATCACCCGTAAAGTCGCCCGTGAAGGTTTAAAAAGCCTAACACCATCTGAACAAAAATTGATTCCACCCTTGTCAGAAATTCACATAGATAACCAGGAATATCGCCAAAAGTTGCAAGCAGCTTTTCAACAACATCAAGCCGCACGTCATGGTAACAGCGCAGATGTTGAAAACTTTTTCCAAGCGCAAGTTTTGTGGGATGAAACAATGGCAGAGGGTATTGCCAAATTCATCAAAGCTAACCCAAATTATCAAGTTATTGTGTTAGCTGGACAGGGACATATCATCTATGGTTATGGTATCCCTAGCCGCGTTGACCGTCGCCTTAAGGGTGAAAAACTCATTCAGCGTTCTGTTTTGCTGAGTCCTCCAAAAGATGCTCCAACCGACACAGATAAAGCAATAGCAGACTTTATTCTTAAATAG
- the chlG gene encoding chlorophyll synthase ChlG, producing MSESTPIPPDPNSPQALNSVTPTEEVKAAIDRGAKTRQLLGMKGAAPGETAIWKIRLQLMKPITWIPLIWGVVCGAASSGEYTWTLENVLKAATCMLLSGPLLAGYTQTLNEYYDREIDAINEPYRPIPSGAIPLPQVITQILILLLSGLALAFVLDVWAGHDFPTITVTALLGSFIAYIYSAPPLKLKQNGWFSSYALGASYIALPWCTGHALFGELNWKIVVFTVVYSLAGLGIAIVNDFKSVEGDRKFGLKSLPVMFGVTTAAWICVVMIDVFQAAIAGYLIYIHENLYAAILLLLVIPQITFQDMYFLRDPLNNDVKYQASAQPFLVIGMLVAGLAIGHAGV from the coding sequence ATGTCTGAATCAACTCCCATTCCTCCAGATCCAAATTCACCTCAAGCACTCAACTCGGTAACACCAACAGAGGAAGTCAAAGCTGCTATTGATCGTGGTGCTAAAACCAGGCAACTCCTAGGTATGAAAGGTGCAGCGCCTGGGGAAACCGCAATTTGGAAAATCCGCCTGCAACTGATGAAGCCCATTACCTGGATTCCCCTCATATGGGGGGTCGTGTGTGGTGCGGCTTCTTCCGGCGAGTACACCTGGACGCTGGAAAATGTGTTGAAGGCTGCAACGTGTATGTTACTGTCGGGACCGTTGCTGGCGGGTTATACGCAAACCCTGAATGAATACTACGATCGCGAAATTGACGCCATCAACGAACCTTATCGCCCAATTCCGTCAGGTGCAATTCCTTTACCCCAGGTCATTACGCAAATTCTGATATTACTGCTTTCAGGTCTTGCCTTAGCATTTGTTTTAGATGTTTGGGCAGGTCATGACTTCCCCACCATCACAGTGACCGCCCTGCTGGGTTCCTTCATAGCATACATCTACTCAGCACCACCACTGAAACTTAAGCAGAACGGTTGGTTCAGCAGCTATGCCCTTGGTGCTAGCTACATTGCCTTACCTTGGTGTACTGGTCATGCTTTGTTTGGTGAACTCAATTGGAAAATTGTGGTTTTCACTGTAGTTTATAGTTTGGCTGGTTTGGGTATTGCCATTGTCAATGACTTCAAGAGTGTGGAAGGCGATCGCAAGTTCGGATTAAAGTCACTACCCGTGATGTTTGGTGTCACCACCGCAGCCTGGATTTGCGTGGTGATGATTGATGTCTTTCAAGCAGCAATTGCTGGTTATCTCATCTACATCCATGAGAATTTATACGCCGCTATTCTACTACTGCTCGTCATCCCGCAAATCACCTTCCAAGATATGTACTTCCTGCGTGATCCATTAAACAACGATGTCAAGTACCAAGCCAGCGCCCAACCATTCCTAGTCATAGGAATGCTTGTTGCTGGATTAGCGATTGGTCATGCTGGTGTTTAA